The Liquorilactobacillus nagelii DSM 13675 DNA window GCTGACTGGCTACCTTTTTGAGGGCTCAAATTATAAAAGCTAACGCTAGCGGTCTTGTCGGCGGTAACTGAATCAAGGTAACGCTGTAACTTTTGTTTAATAGCTCTTTGTTTTTGTTTAATCTGCTCATTTCCATCATTTGAATTCGAACTTAAAGCTGCCTTGGCAGAATCTGAACTACTATCTGTGATACTCACTGAAAAATAACGACTGACTTGATAAACACCCACTCCACCGATTAAAGCAATCAAAATCAGTAACAACGCACGTACTTTTTTTGGCAAAATTGTTATCTCCTAACAACTTTGACCACTCCCACTAGTTAACAATTTTTCAAATTTTTAACACCATATTAGGTCCCTCAATCACATTAAGTTTTCCTTTGCGTAATTCAATTTGCACATCACATCTTTCAGCAACATCATTTTCATGCGTGACAATAATTACACAACGTTGTTCCTTATGTGCTAGCTCCAGTAATAGTTTAACCACCTCTTGCGTATTTTGTTCATCTAAGTTTCCAGTTGGCTCATCTGCCAAAATCAATTTGGCATCACAAGCCATTGCTCTTGCAATTGCTACACGTTGCTGTTGTCCACCAGATAATAAGCCAATCTTTTTATTAGCTAGTTGTTCATCAATTCCGATTTTTTTTAATAATTCCAACACAAATGCCCGATTACCGCGATGACTTGAAGAAGTCAAATCTAATGCTGTTAAAATATTTTCGACTGCTGTCATATAATCAAATAAATTGTAAGCTTGAAAGACCATAGATGTGTCATTTCGGCGGTAATTTGATAGACCAATTTTCTTTAAGTCCTTACCTTGATATTCAATTTTTCCAGCAGTCGGCGAGTCGAGTCCGGCCAACAAAGATAAAAAAGTTGTCTTACCAGCACCACTACGTCCAATAATGGCGTACACTTTGCCACTGTTAAACTCTAAGTTGATATCAGAAAATAATTTTCGTTCTTGCTTACTATATTGATAAGTTAAATTTGTTGTTTTCAGCATGTCATACTCCTTCGATTAAACTTTTAGTGTGTTAATATTTTTTTCGGTGGTAACCGCAAAAGATTGATGGTTCCCAGTAAAATTGAAATTGTAATAATTAACAAACCAAATCCGATTACTTCGACAATTGTTTTAATGCTCAAACTTAATTTTAGATTTGTTGTTTGTTGCTGATTCTGACTTGTAGCCCCTCCAAATTGGCCTGGATTATTCATTCCTTGCGACATTCCACTATTATTTCCACCACCCAATTGTGAATTATTTAAGCGTTTAGTGTTTGAAGATACGGTTTGTGTCGTTGCTTGTTGAACCAATTGTTTAGACAGCAAATTACCTGCATACTTTCCTCCACCAACAGCTATTACTGAAGAAACAACCAAGACCATTAATAGTTCAACTAAAAATTGTAGTACTATCTTGCCTTTTCGTTCCCCAAGAGCTAACAGAATACCTGACTCATAACGACGTTCGCGCACCATTAAAATAACAATTAGTGTTAAGATAATTGTTCCTGCTAAACCAACTAACCAAACAATTTTTTGTGCAAAGCTTTTAATATTATTTAAAGGTGTTAGCATGGTTTGATACAATGTGTCGTTCGTTGTTAAAGAAAACTTGCTGGTATTAATTAATGTTTTTTCTTGTTTGATGAATGCAGCTGCTTTTGCCGGATTTTTCATTGTGTAAACCACCGAATCAGCCTGATTGCTACTACCTTTTAACTCACTAACATAGTTGCTAGCTAAATAAAGCGTATTTGAGGGATCGCTTTGTTGCATTTGACTTGTTGAACTTGAACTTGCTCGATAAATTCCCACAACTTTTAGAGTAACTGTTTTGCTGTTAGACTTAATCTTAATTTGATCACCAACTGAAATATTGTTTTCTTTAGCCAACTCTTTTTCAATTACTACATGATTTGTACCTTGATCAGAGGTAGTTATTCCTCGCCCAGAAACAATTTTATTATCTCCATCAGTAAAAGCACTTGTAACTGAAGTTGCTGTTACTCCACTCAATGACAGACTGGTTTTATTGCTACTATTACCATTCATTGGACCTCCTTGGGGCGAAGAACCAGAAGAACCAGTGGTAGTTTTGATTGCTTTAAAAGATTTGGCAGTTGCCGTTGTACTGCTTAGAACGTTATAACTTTTAACGTATTTTGAGCTAGCAATTTTCTTAGCTTTTTTTAAGTTAACACTAGCCAAATTTAATTCAGTCCGACCTTGCTTTTGTTTACGCATTTGGCGAAATGCATTTTCACGATTGGCACTCAGCGTTACTGTTGTACCAGCGCTTTCTTTCGCATTTTGAACAGCTTTTTCCGCCGCTGATTGAATCATTAAACCTGATAGAACAAATAATAAAATTGCTGATGTAATCAAAATTAATAACAATGTCCTACCACGTTTACGGATAACATTTAGCCAAGCTCGTTTAATAAAATTCATTCATTTACCTCCGAATGTTACAAAATTTATGGTGTTAGTTCGCTAAAAACTCTAATACATAGCAATACTCCTTTTGACTTAATTTTTAGAACCAGCAAAACTAACTATTTTTGAAATTAAAAGCTTTGATATGCTTTTTAGCATAAGCTGAGAATTTGAAAATTCTAAGAATTTTTAAGGACAAAAATTTGGATTAGTTTTGAAAGTATTTATTGCAAAAAAATACTGGAACAAAATTGTCCCAGTAAGATTCAAAAAATTCTTATTTTTTTAAACCATGCAATAAAAATACGACTGCTTCATCACTTGCTTTTTTTATTTCTAAAGGTTGATCAGCTAAAATAGCTGCTAAACCATATCCTAAAATCGTCGTTATGATATATTGAACAATGCGTGTCAATGACAAGTTAACTAATTCTCCTGTTTTTTGGTACTTCTGCAATTGTTTCCCCAAGGGTCCAGCAATTAAGCTAGTTAACATTTTCCCAAATTGTTGCAACAGTTCTGGCTTAGTCAAAGCCTGCTGAATAAAAATTCTCAGTTGTGGCAGATTATCACTAACAAAAGTCAACCGATTAATAATAATTGTTCTTAGAAACTGTTCTAAATTTAAACTTGCTGATTGTTCGATTGAAACTAAAAACTCTGTTGCTGCTTTAGGTACGACTTGTTGAATAAAAGGTGTAATAATCGCAGCTAAAATTCCATCTTTAGTCTTAAATTGTTTATAAACTGTTCCCTCCGCTACACCAGCTAATTCTGCAATTTCGCGCGTACTTGTATCTGCAAAGCCCTTTTTCGCAAAAAGTTGCAAACTAGCTCGTAAAACAGCTTTTTGTTTTTCGGTTAACTCCAGTTCATCTAAACTAGCCGAAAACAGAGATTGAACATCATTAACCACCATTTTTTCCTCCTTTATTTCTTCAAACTTGGCGAAAACGCCGTAAAGTAATTGAATTTAACAGCAAAAATAAAATTGCAAAAATAATTAAAACTGAGATTTGCATTCCAACACTGTTCCAACCTGATCCACGAGTAATAACCCCACTCATTGCATCAGCTCCATAATAAAGCGGCATAATTTTAGCAACTGGTTGTAACCAATTGGGCATTTGGGCAATGGGAATAATTCCAGAAAAGAAAATTTGTGGAATTACCACGACAGGTATAAATTGCACCATTTGAAATTCCGATTGGGCAAAGGTGGAAATAAACAAACCTAACGCTAGCGCCACAAAAGCTAAACATAGATTTATCAAAAAAACTAGTCCTAAGCTGCCAATAATTTGTATTTTAAAAACTAGCAAGCTATAACCCACAATCAAACACGTTTGCACTACTGCAAATAAACCATAGCCTGCAAGATAGCCTGTAATAATCTCTGCACGTTTGATTGGAGTGGCTAAAACACGCATTAGTGTTCCCGTAGTTCGTTCGCGTAACAAAGCAATCCCCGAAATTAAAAAAACAAAGAAGAAGACAACAAAACCAATCATAATTGGCAATAGCGTATCAAAATAAGTTGAATGACTACTACCATACAAATAATGAGTTCTAACTGAATAATTATCAAAAGTCTTTAAGGACTGGTTTTTACTCTTAACTACCACTGAACCTTCAGTTTGCTTGGTAAGCTGGGCAAACTCTTTAATAACTTGCTGTTGTTGTTTTATCACCTGACGCTGTCGACGTAAGGCAGTATCAGCCGCTTTAAACTTCAATTTAATTTGCGCCTGCTGTAGCGTTTGCCGTAAAATAGCACTTTTACTCTGATCGCTATTTTGCAATGTCAATTTTAATTTCTGATCTTTTTGTTCCAAAACACCAGCATAATTTCTTTGCCGAATTAATCCAATAGCACTTTGCTTGGATTTAATTTTTTTAAGTTTGATATGTTTACCTTTTAATTCTCTAGTTATACTTGGTTCAACATTGCGTATTCCAAGTGTTACATTCTGCTGAGTATTTGATTGAAATAAAAAATACATCAAGGTTAGAATTAATAATGGTGCTAGAAACATTAAAGCTAAAGTCCGCTTATCACGAACCATCTCTAATAAGATTCGTTTAATCATTGCCTGAATTCGCATCTTGTTTCCTCCCAGCTGTCAAAAAAACTTCTTCAATAGATGTTACTTGATATTCTTTCACTAATTCTTGCGGCTTGCCTTGCGCAATAACCGCTCCCTGTCGAATCATCAAAATTTGGTCAGCTTGCTCGGCATCTTCCATCACATGTGTCGTCAATAAAATTGTTTTTCCTTGTGCCGCTAAATGATGAAGTTCCAACCAAATATGCTGACGTAATTCCGGATCAATTCCAACCGTAGGCTCATCTAAAATTAATAAATCAGGAACAGCTAGCAATGCAATTGCCAAAGACAAGCGGCGCTTCATTCCACCAGAAAAGTTTTTAACCAGTTGATTTAAAGAGCTATTTAATCGAACAATTTTAGCTGCATAATTGATTTGTGCTTGCAATTGTTGTTTTCTTAGCCCTTGAAGCGCTCCAAAAAAAGCTAAATTTTCTTGCGCTGACAGTGATTGGTATAATGCATCAGTTTGAGCCATATAACCAATCCGGCTCAACAACTGACGATCTGGGACTGGTTGATCTAAAACTCGGACAGTACCCTTCTGCGGCTGCAACATCCCCATAATTGAATTAACTAAGGTTGTTTTCCCTGAGCCACTTGGTCCAATTAATGCCAAAATTTTACCTGGCATCAAGCTCAAATTGATTTGGTTTAAAACTGTTTTCTGTCCATACCCCTGTTGTAAATCTTTGACTTCAATTGTTGCTTTCATTTTGCCACTCCCTTTAGTGAGTAAGTGCTCACTCACTATACTAAACATTTTTCGGCGCTAAGACAAATTTGTTCTTTTAAAACAAAATCGTTTTTAGAATCAATTAGTAGTAATCAATTTCTTTTCTAATCTTTACGCATCTAAAAATGATATAATGTCGGTGTAAAGCGAAAAAATTCACAAGCAAAGCCGGTTTTAATTTTTAAAAGGAGTTCGATCATATGAAACAGCAAGCTGCCGTTATTTATGGAAAAAAAGATGTTCGTTTCGAAAAAATACCAATTACTGAGCCTGCAGAAACTGAAGTTCAAATTAAAGTTGCTTATAATGGAATTTGTGGAAGTGATATCCATGAATATCTTGACGGAATGGATCTAGCCATTAATTCTCATCCTTTAACTGGAAAAAAGGTACCATTAGTTCCGGGGCACGAATTCGCTGGTACTGTTGTCAATGTAGGGAAAAAAATTACTAAATTACAAATCGGTGACCGCGTTGCAGTTGAACCAATGATTGCCTGTGGCAAATGTGCTGCCTGTTTAGCTGGGAATTATAATTTATGCAGTCGTGCAATCGGCAAAGATAATTCCGCTGGTTTTTTAGGCTTTTGTGCAAACGGTGGTTTAGAAGAGTATTGCAACGTGGCTGAAATTTTTGCCCATAAGCTACCAACTGATTTTCCACTTGATTTAGGTGCACTAGTTGAACCAACTTCAGTTGCAGTTCAAGCTGTTTTACGTGCTGGACTTAAGGCCGGCGATAATATTTTAATTCAAGGTGCTGGACCGATTGGCCTTTTCACCCTCTTAGTTGCACAAGCAGCTGGAGCACATAATATTATCATTAACGATCTCTCAGATCAACGATTGGCTTTGGCTAAATCCCTAGGAGCAAATGCAGTTTTACATGAAAATAATCCAATTGACCTACAACAAAAGGTGAACCAACTAACTGGTAATCAAGGAGTTAATTTAGCATTCGAATGCGCTGGTGTTCAAGCAACCCTTGCGGGGGCGCTTAATGCTCTCGGACAAAATGGAACTTTGATGGTAGTTGCTCTTTTTGGTACAGAACCCCAGATTGATGTTCGCGGACTCTTAAAAAAAGGCGGCCGTTTATTAACTTCATATGGTTATGCTAATGTTTTTGAACGTTCAATTGGAATCATTGACAATAATCGTGAAGCTTTCAAAAAAATTATTACCAAAAAGATTAAACTACCACAATTAATCGATGAAGGTATTTTGGCGCTTGCACATGACAAACAGCAAGCAAAAATTCTCGTTAAACTCACAAACTAAATGGAGGTTTCAAAATGAAAACTTTTAGTATTCAACCAACTATTAACTTAACTAACAGCTTGTCAACTTTTTTTAAAGAATTAGCGGTTGGTAAAACTGATGTCTTATTGACAAATAAATACATTATTACACCACATTTAAATCCAGCTGATTTACCACTAGATGTCATCTATTTAGAAGACTATCTTCAAGGTGAACCAACTGATGCAGCGGCTGATAAACTGTTAACTAAAGTTACTGAAAAAAATTATCAGCGGATTATTGCAATTGGCGGCGGTTCAGTGATTGATAATGCAAAGTTGCTGGTTTATGGCAGTGGCAAAACAATCGCTGAGATTGCCGCCACTGGTCAACAATTGCCAAAAAAACGGCAGTTAATAATTGTCCCAACTACAACAGGCACTGGGAGTGAAGTAACCAATGTTGCTGTGTTCAACTTCTTAGAAAAAGGAACTAAAGCTGGATTAGCCTATCCAGCAATGTTTGCCGATCAAGTTTATTTAATTGCGGACTTGGCAAAAACTATGCCATATAAGGTTTTTGCTACCAGTTCAATTGATGCTTTAGTTCACGCAATTGAATCTTACCTTTCACCAAAAGCTACCTCGTTTAGCAAAATTTTTTCTGTTGCGGCTATGAAAAC harbors:
- a CDS encoding alcohol dehydrogenase catalytic domain-containing protein; translation: MKQQAAVIYGKKDVRFEKIPITEPAETEVQIKVAYNGICGSDIHEYLDGMDLAINSHPLTGKKVPLVPGHEFAGTVVNVGKKITKLQIGDRVAVEPMIACGKCAACLAGNYNLCSRAIGKDNSAGFLGFCANGGLEEYCNVAEIFAHKLPTDFPLDLGALVEPTSVAVQAVLRAGLKAGDNILIQGAGPIGLFTLLVAQAAGAHNIIINDLSDQRLALAKSLGANAVLHENNPIDLQQKVNQLTGNQGVNLAFECAGVQATLAGALNALGQNGTLMVVALFGTEPQIDVRGLLKKGGRLLTSYGYANVFERSIGIIDNNREAFKKIITKKIKLPQLIDEGILALAHDKQQAKILVKLTN
- a CDS encoding ABC transporter ATP-binding protein — encoded protein: MLKTTNLTYQYSKQERKLFSDINLEFNSGKVYAIIGRSGAGKTTFLSLLAGLDSPTAGKIEYQGKDLKKIGLSNYRRNDTSMVFQAYNLFDYMTAVENILTALDLTSSSHRGNRAFVLELLKKIGIDEQLANKKIGLLSGGQQQRVAIARAMACDAKLILADEPTGNLDEQNTQEVVKLLLELAHKEQRCVIIVTHENDVAERCDVQIELRKGKLNVIEGPNMVLKI
- a CDS encoding iron-containing alcohol dehydrogenase, giving the protein MKTFSIQPTINLTNSLSTFFKELAVGKTDVLLTNKYIITPHLNPADLPLDVIYLEDYLQGEPTDAAADKLLTKVTEKNYQRIIAIGGGSVIDNAKLLVYGSGKTIAEIAATGQQLPKKRQLIIVPTTTGTGSEVTNVAVFNFLEKGTKAGLAYPAMFADQVYLIADLAKTMPYKVFATSSIDALVHAIESYLSPKATSFSKIFSVAAMKTIIQGYLQIILADQVGQTPQGQQLQKFLEASTMAGVAFGNAGCGPVHALAYPIGATYHIAHGQSNYLVFNGTFNKYQELGTDLSQLNHILAEVLPVEPTSALTELNKLINHILPNQSLSEIGMDQKTCQEFAASVIANQQRLMVNSPIKLTETDVADIYQKLL
- a CDS encoding ABC transporter permease, yielding MNFIKRAWLNVIRKRGRTLLLILITSAILLFVLSGLMIQSAAEKAVQNAKESAGTTVTLSANRENAFRQMRKQKQGRTELNLASVNLKKAKKIASSKYVKSYNVLSSTTATAKSFKAIKTTTGSSGSSPQGGPMNGNSSNKTSLSLSGVTATSVTSAFTDGDNKIVSGRGITTSDQGTNHVVIEKELAKENNISVGDQIKIKSNSKTVTLKVVGIYRASSSSTSQMQQSDPSNTLYLASNYVSELKGSSNQADSVVYTMKNPAKAAAFIKQEKTLINTSKFSLTTNDTLYQTMLTPLNNIKSFAQKIVWLVGLAGTIILTLIVILMVRERRYESGILLALGERKGKIVLQFLVELLMVLVVSSVIAVGGGKYAGNLLSKQLVQQATTQTVSSNTKRLNNSQLGGGNNSGMSQGMNNPGQFGGATSQNQQQTTNLKLSLSIKTIVEVIGFGLLIITISILLGTINLLRLPPKKILTH
- a CDS encoding TetR/AcrR family transcriptional regulator; the protein is MVVNDVQSLFSASLDELELTEKQKAVLRASLQLFAKKGFADTSTREIAELAGVAEGTVYKQFKTKDGILAAIITPFIQQVVPKAATEFLVSIEQSASLNLEQFLRTIIINRLTFVSDNLPQLRIFIQQALTKPELLQQFGKMLTSLIAGPLGKQLQKYQKTGELVNLSLTRIVQYIITTILGYGLAAILADQPLEIKKASDEAVVFLLHGLKK
- a CDS encoding ABC transporter permease; this translates as MRIQAMIKRILLEMVRDKRTLALMFLAPLLILTLMYFLFQSNTQQNVTLGIRNVEPSITRELKGKHIKLKKIKSKQSAIGLIRQRNYAGVLEQKDQKLKLTLQNSDQSKSAILRQTLQQAQIKLKFKAADTALRRQRQVIKQQQQVIKEFAQLTKQTEGSVVVKSKNQSLKTFDNYSVRTHYLYGSSHSTYFDTLLPIMIGFVVFFFVFLISGIALLRERTTGTLMRVLATPIKRAEIITGYLAGYGLFAVVQTCLIVGYSLLVFKIQIIGSLGLVFLINLCLAFVALALGLFISTFAQSEFQMVQFIPVVVIPQIFFSGIIPIAQMPNWLQPVAKIMPLYYGADAMSGVITRGSGWNSVGMQISVLIIFAILFLLLNSITLRRFRQV
- a CDS encoding ABC transporter ATP-binding protein; this translates as MKATIEVKDLQQGYGQKTVLNQINLSLMPGKILALIGPSGSGKTTLVNSIMGMLQPQKGTVRVLDQPVPDRQLLSRIGYMAQTDALYQSLSAQENLAFFGALQGLRKQQLQAQINYAAKIVRLNSSLNQLVKNFSGGMKRRLSLAIALLAVPDLLILDEPTVGIDPELRQHIWLELHHLAAQGKTILLTTHVMEDAEQADQILMIRQGAVIAQGKPQELVKEYQVTSIEEVFLTAGRKQDANSGND